One Acropora palmata chromosome 2, jaAcrPala1.3, whole genome shotgun sequence genomic window, aaatcgttcaccagggtttttgaattttcaactgactaacactaccacttgactctgaagatggcttccgcacaggttgtcgaaacgtcagtcactaacaacagtccttctcaggactcctatcacccagatgatctttttcaatcaaggtatgctactcctgggttcaaaccattttcttatttacgttCCCTTGGGCGTCAGAGCGAAAAACTTGCTAACGATTACATCAGTTACGCAAGAAACGTCAGacgtataaaacaacaactctggtTCAACCACCGCTGCAAAGATCTCGGTCTTGTTCCAGCGGGACTTAGAATTAAGTCCCCGCTGAACACGAAAGAAGCGATTTGCATCGTCAAAGCTACGTGTAGACGATTGATTCGAGCGCGTATTAACGATTGTCATAGAAGAATTAactacgctaatgataaactgttattatgtcttagtaaacttaaggaacttataccaacatctctactcgacacccttacgactattgctgacaaacgagctaacaagactacagaacaacaccacgccatagtacaatcaaaactgacccgacttcaacatgccgcacacaagaaacgccacaagaccgacaaaaactgggtcaggaatatttcttcccgtcccttagacgaaaacgaaacgcaagtactctcatacggacttaaacattctgttactcctaaacggataccaaccgacgatattgtatcgagtgttgagtccgttctggcccgtcagagggagctaccagaatcgactaaggacgacatcaggagcagaatagcttccactctacaatcagcctcactcaccgactgcaacttgacgaaagacgaattacacgcattgagacggttaagaaacgacaaggacatagtcatacttcccgcagacaaaggacgtgttactgttgttatggacaagaaggactatacggacaaaatggactcactagttaatgaaaaacagacatacgaaccactgaagcgtgaccccacaccagcactccaacgaagactaaacggcaaactacttgaccttaaaaagacagagactattgacattcaactatactacagactcagatgccgcgtaccgcaatcagctaaactttacggactacctaaactacacaagcctaacatacctatgcgacccatagtctcattctgtgggtctcctacttaccaactttcaaaacacttaactaacattctcaaacccttaactgacaagtcacgacacaaactacaatccacggacaacttcattgacgctatcaaaacaatacaaataccagacgaccacaagcttgtatccttcgacgtcaaatcacttttcaccagcataccacttcaacttgcccttgactgtactaagaccgccatcaacaaatcacactaccaaccaccattacccacagacgaccttatggacctactgcacctttgtctgacctcaacctactttcaatacaacggtaaacactacaagcaactacacggaacagctatgggatcacctgtttccgttgttgtggctgaaatagtcatgcaaaacatcgaggaacaggccctagcaacttacagtgaaacactccctctctggctacgctacgttgacgatacgatcactgctgtacacgaaagcaaaatcgacgaattccacgaacacttgaacgaacagaatactaacatccagtttactaaggagatcgaggagaacggtaagatacctttcctcgactgcttggtaacacgcgaaaacaacacgctacgaaccactgtttacaggaaaccaacacacactgacagactacttgaccaaacgtcctacaatcctacttcacacaaagcgactacggtacgaaccttgacaagaagagcacaaattgtttgcgactcagacgacagtttgactgacgaaatcaagcacttaaacactgtttttattaagaacaactacaacacagatttcatcgaacgcaatacttacaacagaccgaacgacagctctaacaactcatacaccaccacagccactataccttacgtacgaggcacctccgaaaccatagcacgcatacttcgaccttacaacattcgagttgcacacaaacccattttcactttacgacgcttactcactcatgttaagggaaaagacaaacccgaagacagaccaggagcagtttataagatccactgctccgactgccaggccacttatatcggtgagaccggcagaaacttaaccacgcgactaaccgaacacaaacgagctacgaaaaagggtgacctcaacaataacatcgccgaacaccacttaaaaacaaaccacgctatcgactgggactctgctacgtgtttaacctacagtaccgactactatcaacgaattacactcgaaagctggtttaccaacttagaacaaactgccctaaatcgttgtcaacctcttcccgcaccttacaaacgtttactcaacaggaaacaataacaccttgtttattattcattttacaatccatctatttgcataacctatctccgcacatgtcttcacagccaatcacatcacgtacttaccaacggctactctatctattgaccaatcaaatcgttcaccagggtttttgaattttcaactgactaacactaccacttgactctgaagatggcttccgcacaggttgtcgaaacgtcagtcactaacaacagtccttctcaggactcctatcacccagatgatctttttcaatcaaggtatgctactcctgggttcaaaccattttcttaataataatatttacaacGATGAAAGTAGCTTTATATATCCTCGGAAACTGTACAGGTTTAGGTCTGATTAGGCTCCTTGGCAATATCATGGCTATTAGTATAAATATTTACTAAGTGATCTCGGAGTAACTGAGCATTATTCACTTCGTGAATAATGcttgatccaaacaaaacaaaatagctGGCGTAAACTCGCGTTTCGAGATGTCAATTAAATCGACTttgaatgttgttttttttgttcagtgaATACTGGCAAAATATTTACCGCGATTTCAGCGACTAATAGTTGAATATAACGAGCCAAACACACAATTcagtaaaaatcaaattaaaccaAATCAACTACACCAAAtcagatcaaatcaaatgatgGTGTTGGAGAATGGGGGAAAACCCTCTTAGAGCAGAGTCGCAAAGAGaatcaacaaactcaacccccATTGATGGAAGGCGAGTACTTTGCACATATCATGGCATGGAGTGTGACGAGTTGTTGTGAATCTCATGAGGGAATGATATTGTTAGATATatcaatataaatatattatatatgTTAGTATTGTTTTGCCCTGTGCCCGTTTACTCATTCCTGAGCTTTCTGATGTCTCATCGTTAATTCATGCATTGTCATTCATtaacgtttttcccgccaataACCTTTAAGTAAGaatgattaattttatgcCTCAATTCGTATAATAGAATAATAGGCTTATGAATACATCAGTTTGCCGATGTCATCTCATTAAAGAGTTTCAACTCTGTGGAGGATTGCCATGACAGTTGTTTTCTCCAATTTTGACGGTTAATGGTTAACCATTGAGAGCCCGGCTAATCTTAATTAAATGCTCAAAGTTTGATAGAAATTTATTCACTTCAATGCCAAATTCAATAAGCCATTCTCGAGTTGACTCTGCCCTAAAGTTGACATGAACGCCAGTCCAAATGAATGCTTTTGGTGATGGTAAAAAACTGAACTGTCCCGAGTTGCTCGTAGCATGATTTGCGCTAACTAGCCTTAATTACCATAGAAACCCATAGGTTTTGATACTTCTTAGCTAATAACCAGTGCTAGCCACGCTTCAAGCAACCGGGCCCTGGTCTcttatttttacttgttttgaaGAAGAGGTATAAGGCCCACAAGTATTGTTTCACGCAATATGCCTGTTTATAGGcaatcaattgaaaattgcatgAAATTTATTGCTTATTGAGTTATTTGTCATCTCAGAACTAGTCATTTTAATCATTTAATCGGCATCAAAAGCGTTTATTGTATAAGCAAGTTAATTAAAGCCACGAAGTTAACCCAGTAAGTGCAGTGTCCAAGACAGACTCGATTGGTGACCCTTAAATGtttatcataaaatattaataatccATAAAAGAATATCGTAGAAGTGGAACAGGGGCGGTTTATTTATCTCCAACAGGTTTGCTTGATCAATTTTCTCAGCCGTCAAAATATTGGAGGCAAATGATTAGGACAAACATTCACTTTATGTGCATTAATTCTGGCTCAATTCTTTGAGAAGGGACTGAGCGAAATTCAGTGTTATTAACCGACAAAGAAATCTTGATCTTCCATTTCAACGCATTTCCGACATGTACCTGCAGTAGGAAAATATCAAATTCATCACTTAGAACGGCACAAGAGTTTTCGAAAAAAAGGTAAGTTGAACTTATGGCAAAGGGAAACATCTTCACGAAAAAGCTTAGGAGactttccaaagaaaaaaacgggaATGAACTGTGCTTTTTAGCGGGGACAAAATATTCCCagcttgtttcattttgttattctGATCTAATCAGTTCAATAAGAGATCACATCACGGCTTATTTCTTGATTATCTGCTCTGGAACTACATATAGATTTACACAAATGCCCTCGCATGCTCctgtttttcaacaaaattcttTTAGAAGCGGCTGAAATCTATATGGCACCTTACTGTCAATTCAGAGTCGCCTGCTGGAAAGTTAGTTTAGGTCAACGTGCCTTGTAATTTCAGTCCCACAAGCCGACGTTGTTTGTTTAGCTGTTAAACCTTATTTTCTATACAACCAATGGGATGATCAAAAGTTACCTTTCCCTTATTAATTTCGGTAAAAACGTTACATTTCAACATGGAATCAATATCTTAAAAGCTTGGTGCTACCGGGGAAGGAACATAGAATTGAGCTTTTGAATAATTTAGGTCGATCAGTCCTTGGGATGGAAGTAGATCCTCAAACATTGCAGTATACATGGCCGAGAAACGTCTAGCACAATTCAATCAAAGGCAGCTTTCGCAATTCAGGACACTAAacggagaaaaagaaaatagaaaaataacttGGAAACTCATTAGTGTCCCGATAAGTCGAGTGTCAAAAGTTCCTCATGGTACCAGTTACCAGATGTAAACATGGACACATGCGAGTTATAAACTTTCAAATGTAGacttttaaaatcaattttacgttTTCTAGTTCGGACTGAAATTGAGCATGGGACGACGAATTTCAAAGCTCAAGTTTGGTTTCTTAGATGGAAGAGATTGAACGTACTAGATTGTTTTGCCCTGCTAAGACAGATTACAGCGtgtgtattttaaaaattataacaAGAAACTTCGTGGCCAATGATTTACTCTGCATTATTTCTGAAGAATGATCTAAGCTCCTCGCACGAGTGTGAAAGTAAGCGGTGCGGCTCTGTGTATGTTCTTTAAAGAACTGCCACTTTGAATGCATGACTGTGTAATTGCGGTGCACACGGCTCTCCGATAGAGAGAAGGTCACATGCGAGTTCCTTTTATATGAAACCTGCAATTGTCAGGCCGAACCTTTGCATGGTCATTCTACTCTGGTACTCGGGTTTTCACCTCTCAACAAAAATCAATGtttaattcaatttaaatCACCTGATACTTAAATCATGATAAAGCTCTTTGGAGGTTTGGTTGCATCCATTTTGAGATACTTCTCAGAGAGGTCAACCTATAGGTCGTTTTGGTTTGTCAGCTTAATGAAGTCATGGATGTTTCTGCAAATCAATGATCACTGATTTAATTGTAACTTCCTCCAACCAAACTGAGCTTTGTGAGTGATTTATACGCACGCTTGTGTGCCACAAGATCAATGTCAACTTTTAATAACCCAACCGCTACAAAACGCTAACCTCTTGCCTTCAGCAGTAGAATCGTGATGGCAGACAGCTCGGAACCTAAGCCCAATCCAGCAGAAGCGAACAATGAAAAGAGTGAAGAACTCGAAACcaagaaaacaagttttccAAAAAGATATATTGTGGCCATTATGATTTTCCTGGGAATCTGCGTGCAGTACGCCCTACGCGTTAATCTTAGTGTGGCCATAGGAGCAATGTGCAATAACCATACTATTGAACAGAATGGATTTACAATTCACAAGGTTTGTACAACTATTCCAGCAACCTGGTTCCCATGGTTTCAAGGTTGCTATTCCTGAACTTAGTATTCCGGTCAAAGGTCATTTGCTGATATATTTCATTAGCAAGAGTTAAAAGACTGGAAAGCTGCGTGTGACATTTCCAAGGAAAAGTTATGCAATTTGtttaggtaatcacatgatttcgcgtgcaatttggaataaataagcacgactaaatttttcaaagactaacaaaagtGCAAGAGCCCGTGCAATTTGGGGGCTTTAAAagatttacaagtgcttatttattccacattgcacgagaaaaatcatgtgattccTTATTGATAAtatgcatgaaaaaatttcgagatgatTAGGTAGgaaaaaattgcgccatccagggcgcgcgcttgatttgaaaacaaaagaattcatTCGTCCTGACCAAACCCTATTGTTCATTAGccaatcataatccagaatttcGATGCACAATATGCACTGTATTACACATTTTGCACTCGTGTTACACATTTTGGACTCCTTTCTCAGCCAATCCGaattgagtaatttttttcGTGTATATTATTAGTTTCTTAACTATTTTGATCCGCGTTGCAATTCGTATAGTTTATGGTGAAACTTTTCTTCAGACAGCTCTGCGAAAGACTTTTCTCGGAAAATTGGACTGAGTGCCAACGCCTTTTGGGAAAATTGGTGCACGAATTGATTGCGACTTTTGCTTTACAACTTGAGagtgttattttatttaaaacattttgaaatgtttcctTGTGTGGAACCGCCCATAAAggctcagggtcttaaaaataactgagcAGAAAGTGTTGCCtgtgtaattacatcagcaaatggcttctcggataaggactataggcaggaggtcccgtctcacaacccttgttgtaaataactgtgggacgttaaagaacccacacactattcgtaaggAGTAGgacacggagttcccggtgttgtggtctggcctttacccaagtcaaaaacatctggcttggctgctgtgctccgggatcattcatgaCCGTTTGGCGGCAGTCAGAGGCGCCTTTCATatgcattcggccgatcccgttgagctgcgcccttcgtAATTCAGCGTTCGGGCTGCGAGTAAGGGTGATCAGCAGACACACATACACATACACtcgttttttgtttcactccaGTTAGCATCTCTCTGTGACTCAAACGTAACTGActtaattttaactttttccttttttcaaaaagaaagcTGAATTCGACTGGAGCTCAAAACTACAAGGTAACATTTACAGCTAATTTTCGTGACCTCAGAATATTTCTTGTCACGGCACCTCAGCTACAGGTATTGATGTACTTATGCGTGTGCACTGTATTGTTGATAAAAGTTAAATGGTTTCAAACAACAGCTCATCCGAAATATCGTTGATCGGGTAAGTCAtcgttaaaaagaaaaaaagaataccTTCGTGTTCGTTTATGGGCAAAGTATCTTTACACAGTTATACTAACAGCTGGGTCTGTGAAAGCGCTGTTGACATAGGTTCATTAGTGAGCTGCAACGACTACAGCAATCCCGAagaaaacacttgaaaataattatttgctcaATTGTGTCTATTTTACGATGATCCCATCTTGTTGAAGTGATACAATGTTGGCGAAGCACGCTACAACTGGACTGCAACGTACCGTGTACGATGGAGCTCACAAGCGTTAtcaaaaacttgattctttcgataaaaacttgaattcacaaaacgcaaacttgattccacaaaacgcaaacttgattccatgaaacgcaaacttgattccaccaaacgcaaacttgatttcaccagacgcaaacttgattccaccaaacgcaaaattgattccatgaaacgcaaacttgattgcaccaaacgcaaacttgatttcaccagacgcaaacttgattccaccaaacgcaaaattgattccatgaaacgcaaacttgaattccaccaaacgcaaacttgatttcaccagacgcaaacttgattccaccaaaagcaaacttgattccaccaaacgcaaacttgattccaccaaacgcaaacttgaattccacgaaacgcaaacttgaattccaccaaacgcaaacttgatttcaccAGACGCAAACTTGANNNNNNNNNNNNNNNNNNNNNNNNNNNNNNNNNNNNNNNNNNNNNNNNNNNNNNNNNNNNNNNNNNNNNNNNNNNNNNNNNNNNNNNNNNNNNNNNNNNNNNNNNNNNNNNNNNNNNNNNNNNNNNNNNNNNNNNNNNNNNNNNNNNNNNNNNNNNNNNNNNNNNNNNNNNNNNNNNNNNNNNNNNNNNNNNNNNNNNNNAGAAGATGTAacgaattttgtctcttcgttacatcttcttcttatatatatatatatatatatatatatatgtatatatatatatatatatatacatatacatatatatatatatatatatatatatataagaagatataacgaagataTAACAAGAAGTGTTTAacggcattagccactctattacacgtacatatatatatatatatacatacatacatacatacatacatacatacatacatacatacatacatacatacatacatacatacatacatacatacatacatacatacatacatacatatatatatattatggACCAAGCGCAGGGTTAaaatggctggatattggccaagttctctttttgtgtttttgtggACCAAGACAAAGACATATATACATACTAAATAGGAGAAACCAATTTATAGTATGAGGCCGAAGATCACCTGTACAATCTGTACTTTCAATTGATCCTTGACAAAACCTGAATACCGTACCCATAGAACTTGCATTAAAGTGTCGGTCGTGGCTGGTAATTACTGGCCTTGGATAAATGAATTGCCGAATATTGTCAAGAAAGGTAATGTGGcagtcaaattattattattagtatggtgcatttgaatatatttattattattactatggtgcatttgaatatatttatatagATATTTGCGTCTTATAAgttttaaattataattataactataatcaatgagcatgttttcaaccaaaacaaaagaaagcatttGCATAAGAGTGAGTTCAATTTCCGCACGATtagttggggacaccaacatggctgccgttcctttgtttacagaCAAAAACATGACcaccgtgacgtcacgtgaaaacactctgTAGAGCTAACATTAAAATGTCGGCCATTGCTGGTGATAACTGGGGCCTTGGATAAATGATTTGCCGAATATTGTCAATCAAAGTAACGTAGAACTCGAATTGTCAAGACCATCTGTTCAATCCGTACTTTCAATTGATCCTTTTAAAACCTGAATACCGTACCCATAGAACTTGCATTAAAATGTCGGCCATTGCTAGTGATTACTTAGATTACTGGCCCTAGATACCTTATtataggaaattaacgctCCATGAAATTAAGGTGTTAGAAATTTAACGCGAATTTAATGGAGAACgagttttgaataaataaaattaacgcGAAAGAGGAGGTAGAATTTCACAGTAAAGGAAATTAACGCGATTAAGACACAGTTGGTGGTGACAActggaacaaatttatttcaacacCGGAtgccaagaaatttaaaactgaGCCATGTGCTCAAATCTCATACCCTGTTGAGAAAGAATTATGTTGACGATTCAAAATCTGTCTTGGCCAAAATCAAAGGAGAAGATATTGACATCACTTCTGACAGCG contains:
- the LOC141874864 gene encoding vesicular glutamate transporter 2.1-like — protein: MADSSEPKPNPAEANNEKSEELETKKTSFPKRYIVAIMIFLGICVQYALRVNLSVAIGAMCNNHTIEQNGFTIHKKAEFDWSSKLQGNIYS